In a single window of the Coregonus clupeaformis isolate EN_2021a chromosome 10, ASM2061545v1, whole genome shotgun sequence genome:
- the LOC121575392 gene encoding zinc finger protein 624-like, protein MSRLQLLQLFVSERLRAVATEIFGAVEKTITEYQEEISRSKEDNDRLRALFDIAFHPQLPKADPQHLTLSEEVLPEQEWSPSLDQEDPEPTQIKEEPEEFGTSQREELISKDCILKDCNQKPPEPHLYHIQIVENRERGSLSINTTGEIKTEPGEECYGVSHWEPTSDSQSLSAVNPDSSAAQTENSESDDGVDSGGLPSGLQPLQSNSTQTTSKDNKTFPCRTKSRRQRLATPCFCKVCGKSFDFINHLINHVRMHAKDKDHLCGVCGNGFESTDSMLDHLLTHIGAKPFCQMCGKCFTNKANLKVHIVRAHAGERPFECPVCGKRFQTSFILKTHQVIHTGEKPFQCQDCGKHFSRKGSLQMHLRTHTKEKPHRCHVCGKGFPVKRSLTTHMTSHTGLKPHHCEECGKAFAVSEALTVHMKTHLEEKPHPCHECSKRFNRMGSLRRHMSLIHKLEES, encoded by the exons ATGTCTAGACTACAGTTGTTACAACTATTTGTCAGTGAGCGGCTAAGAGCGGTGGCTACTGAAATATTTGGGGCCGTGGAAAAAACAATAACGGAATACCAGGAAGAAATCTCCCGTTCAAAGGAGGACAACGATCGTTTACGAGCGCTGTTCGATATCGCTTTCCATCCTCAGTTACCGAAAGCAG ACCCACAGCATCTCACTCTCTCTGAAGAGGTTCTCCCtgagcaggagtggagccccagtctggaccaggaggacccagagcccacacagattaaagaggaacCAGAGGAGTTTGGGACCAGTCAGAGGGAGGAGTTAATAAGCAAAGACTGCATTTTGAAGGACTGTAATCAGAAACCACCTGAGCCACATCTTTACCACATTCAAAtagtggagaacagagagaggggctcACTATCGATCAACACAACGGGAGAGATCAAAACAGAACCTGGTGAAGAGTGTTATGGTGTGTCTCACTGGGAACCAACCAGTGACTCTCAGTCCCTCTCTGCAGTAAATCCTGACAGTTCTGCAGCTCAGACTGAAAACAGTGAAAGTGATGATGGGGTGGACAGTGGAGGACTACCATCAGGGCTACAACCATTACAATCAAACAGCACCCAAACCACTTCTAAAGATAATAAAACGTTTCCATGCCGTACAAAATCACGCCGCCAAAGACTAGCCACACCGTGTTTTTGCAAAGTGTGTGGAAAGTCTTTTGACTTCATAAATCATTTAATCAATCATGTGCGAATGCATGCAAAGGATAAAGATCATCTCTGTGGTGTATGTGGAAATGGCTTTGAGTCCACAGACAGCATGCTGGATCACCTGCTAACACACATCGGAGCCAAACCTTTTTGCCAGATGTGTGGTAAATGTTTCACTAATAAGGCGAACCTGAAAGTGCATATTGTGAGGGCTCATGCCGGTGAGAGACCATTTGAGTGTCCTGTGTGTGGAAAACGCTTTCAAACATCATTCATTTTAAAAACACACCAAGTCATTCATACTGGGGAGAAACCATTTCAGTGTCAAGATTGCGGTAAACATTTCAGTCGAAAAGGAAGCTTGCAGATGcacctgaggacacacacaaagGAGAAGCCGCATCGTTGCCATGTTTGTGGAAAGGGCTTCCCTGTGAAGAGATCCCTGACCACACATATGACGAGTCACACAGGGTTGAAACCGCATCACTGTGAAGAATGTGGCAAGGCCTTCGCTGTGAGTGAAGCCCTGACAGTGCATATGAAGACTCACCTAGAGGAGAAACCGCATCCGTGCCATGAATGCAGCAAACGCTTCAATCGGATGGGATCCCTTAGAAGGCATATGAGCTTGATTCACAAACTGGAGGAATCATGA